In the genome of Streptomyces collinus, one region contains:
- a CDS encoding DUF5682 family protein produces the protein MTGGEQTAGRGAGAGPVLLGVRHHGPGSARAVRAALEEVRPRVVLIEGPPEADALIPLAADEEMRPPVALLAHAVDEPGRSAFWPLAGFSPEWVALRWALEHHVPARFIDLPATHTLAWGRQEDEAGTEGEHPPPAETAPDGDTGPGSAELRIDPLGVLADAAGYDDPERWWEDVVEHRGAEEGDALAPFTALEEAMGALRETFGSGGHDRDLVREAYMRLQVRAAQREFEDGVAVVCGAWHVPALRQKTTVAADKALLKGLPKVKTDMTWVPWTHRRLARTSGYGAGIDSPGWYGHLFSAPDRPVERWLTKVAGLLRAEDRIVSSAHVIEAVQLAETLAAMRGRPLPGLSETTDAVRAVMCEGSDVPLALIRDRLVVGDVLGEVPPSAPAVPLQRDLTRLQRRLRLKPEALERELELDLRKENDAARSRLLHRLRLLGIAWGEPAASRGSTGTFRETWRLRWEPELSVRVAEAGVWGTTVLSAATAKAEADAVGAEGLAGVTGLAERCLLAELPDALPTVMRVLADRAALDTDVGHLAQALPALVRSLRYGDVRGTDTGALAEVAAGLAERVFVGLPPACAALDADAAEEMRGHVDAVHGAVALLGDAPAAGHGRLRGRWQSVLRVLSGRDTVPGVIRGRAVRLLLDDGQLAQDEAALLMGLVLSPGTPPADAAAWIEGFVGGGSGGGMLLVHDERLLGLVDAWLTGVPAEAFTDVLPLLRRTFSAYEPGVRRTLGELVRRGPGTGAGATAAGTATPGFAAGFDTERADAVLPVVRLLLGLDDMEENTDDNLAGVTG, from the coding sequence GTGACCGGTGGGGAACAGACCGCGGGCCGGGGGGCCGGGGCGGGGCCGGTGTTGCTCGGCGTACGGCATCACGGACCGGGGTCGGCGCGGGCGGTGCGGGCGGCGCTGGAGGAGGTCCGGCCGCGGGTCGTGCTGATCGAGGGGCCGCCCGAGGCCGACGCCCTGATCCCGCTCGCCGCCGACGAGGAGATGCGGCCGCCGGTCGCCCTGCTCGCCCACGCCGTGGACGAGCCCGGCCGCTCGGCGTTCTGGCCGCTGGCCGGGTTCTCCCCGGAGTGGGTCGCCCTCCGCTGGGCCCTGGAACACCACGTCCCGGCCCGCTTCATCGACCTGCCGGCCACGCACACGCTGGCCTGGGGGAGGCAGGAGGACGAGGCGGGAACAGAGGGCGAACATCCGCCGCCGGCCGAGACGGCGCCGGACGGAGACACCGGTCCCGGCTCCGCCGAGCTCCGGATCGATCCGCTCGGCGTGCTCGCCGACGCCGCCGGCTACGACGACCCGGAGCGGTGGTGGGAGGACGTCGTGGAGCACCGGGGCGCGGAGGAGGGCGACGCGCTCGCGCCGTTCACCGCGCTGGAGGAGGCCATGGGCGCGCTGCGGGAGACCTTCGGCAGCGGGGGCCACGACCGGGATCTGGTGCGGGAGGCGTACATGCGGCTCCAGGTGCGGGCCGCGCAGCGGGAGTTCGAGGACGGCGTGGCGGTGGTCTGCGGGGCCTGGCACGTGCCCGCCCTGCGGCAGAAGACCACCGTCGCCGCCGACAAGGCGCTGCTGAAGGGGCTCCCCAAGGTCAAGACGGACATGACCTGGGTGCCGTGGACCCACCGCCGGCTCGCCCGGACCAGCGGCTACGGAGCGGGCATCGACTCACCGGGCTGGTACGGGCACCTGTTCAGCGCCCCGGACCGGCCGGTGGAGCGGTGGCTGACCAAGGTGGCGGGGCTGCTGCGCGCAGAGGACCGGATCGTCTCCTCCGCGCACGTCATCGAGGCGGTGCAGCTGGCCGAGACGCTCGCCGCGATGCGCGGCCGTCCGCTGCCCGGCCTGAGCGAGACGACCGACGCCGTGCGGGCGGTGATGTGCGAGGGCTCGGACGTACCGCTGGCACTCATCCGGGACCGGCTGGTCGTGGGGGACGTGCTGGGGGAGGTGCCGCCGTCGGCACCGGCCGTGCCGTTGCAGCGGGACCTCACCCGGCTGCAACGCCGGCTGCGGCTGAAGCCCGAGGCGCTGGAGCGGGAGCTGGAGCTCGACCTGCGCAAGGAGAACGACGCCGCCCGCAGCAGACTGCTGCACCGGCTGCGGCTGCTCGGCATCGCGTGGGGCGAACCGGCCGCGTCGCGGGGCAGCACGGGCACGTTCCGGGAGACATGGCGGCTGCGCTGGGAGCCCGAACTGTCCGTGCGGGTCGCCGAGGCCGGCGTGTGGGGGACGACCGTCCTGTCCGCCGCGACTGCCAAGGCCGAGGCGGACGCCGTCGGCGCGGAGGGCCTCGCCGGCGTCACCGGGCTCGCCGAGCGCTGCCTGCTGGCCGAACTGCCCGACGCCCTCCCCACGGTGATGCGAGTCCTGGCCGACCGGGCGGCCCTCGATACGGACGTCGGCCATCTCGCCCAGGCGCTCCCGGCCCTGGTCCGCTCCCTGCGCTACGGAGACGTGCGGGGCACGGACACCGGAGCCCTGGCGGAGGTCGCCGCTGGACTGGCCGAGCGGGTCTTCGTCGGTCTTCCCCCGGCCTGCGCCGCGCTCGACGCGGACGCCGCCGAGGAGATGCGGGGCCATGTGGACGCGGTGCACGGGGCCGTGGCCCTGCTGGGCGACGCCCCTGCGGCCGGACACGGCCGGTTGAGAGGCCGCTGGCAGTCCGTGCTGCGGGTGCTGTCCGGGCGGGACACCGTGCCGGGGGTCATCCGGGGGCGGGCCGTCCGGCTGCTGCTCGACGACGGGCAGCTGGCCCAGGACGAGGCAGCACTGCTGATGGGACTCGTCCTGTCACCGGGCACACCGCCGGCGGACGCGGCCGCATGGATCGAGGGCTTCGTCGGAGGCGGTTCCGGGGGCGGAATGCTCCTGGTGCACGACGAGCGGCTGCTCGGACTGGTCGACGCGTGGCTGACCGGGGTGCCGGCCGAGGCCTTCACGGACGTACTGCCCCTGCTGCGGCGGACGTTCTCCGCGTACGAGCCCGGAGTGCGCCGGACCCTCGGCGAACTGGTCCGGCGCGGGCCGGGAACCGGGGCCGGCGCGACTGCCGCCGGTACCGCAACGCCCGGCTTCGCGGCCGGCTTCGACACCGAGCGCGCGGACGCGGTGCTGCCGGTGGTGCGGCTGCTGCTCGGGCTGGACGACATGGAAGAGAACACCGACGACAACCTGGCGGGGGTGACGGGATGA
- a CDS encoding vWA domain-containing protein, with protein sequence MTSETTDPAQERLRRWRLVLGGDAADGTGCTLSGQDAAMDGALTALYGRKDSKSQGGRERSAGLGASAPSVARWLGDIRTYFPSSVVQVMQRDAIDRLGLATLLLEPEMLEAVEADVHLVGTLLSLNKAMPETTKETARAVVRKVVEDLEKRLATRTRATLTGALDRSARINRPRHHDIDWNRTIAANLKHYLPAYRTIVPERLIGFGRAAQSTKKEVILCIDQSGSMAASVVYASVFGAVLASMRTISTRLVVFDTAVVDLTDQLDDPVDVLFGTQLGGGTDINRALAYCQSQITRPAETVVVLISDLYEGGIRNEMLKRVSAMKASGVQFVTLLALSDEGAPAYDREHAAALAALGTPAFACTPDLFPEVMAAAIEKRPLPIPDAA encoded by the coding sequence ATGACGTCCGAAACGACGGACCCGGCGCAGGAGCGGCTGCGGCGCTGGCGGCTCGTCCTCGGGGGCGACGCGGCGGACGGCACCGGCTGCACGCTGTCGGGGCAGGACGCGGCGATGGACGGAGCGCTCACCGCGCTCTACGGAAGGAAGGACAGCAAGTCTCAGGGGGGCCGGGAGCGTTCGGCGGGGCTCGGGGCGTCGGCGCCGTCCGTGGCGCGCTGGCTCGGGGACATCCGGACGTACTTCCCCTCCTCCGTCGTTCAGGTCATGCAGCGCGACGCCATCGACCGGCTCGGTCTCGCCACGCTGCTGCTGGAGCCGGAGATGCTGGAGGCGGTCGAGGCCGACGTCCACCTCGTCGGCACGCTGCTGTCGCTGAACAAAGCGATGCCGGAGACGACGAAGGAGACGGCCCGGGCCGTTGTGCGCAAGGTCGTCGAGGACCTGGAGAAGCGGCTCGCCACCCGCACCCGGGCCACCCTCACCGGCGCCCTCGACCGCAGCGCCCGGATCAACCGGCCCCGCCACCACGACATCGACTGGAACCGCACCATCGCGGCCAACCTCAAGCACTACCTGCCCGCGTACCGAACGATCGTGCCGGAGCGGCTCATCGGGTTCGGGCGGGCTGCCCAGTCCACCAAGAAGGAGGTCATCCTCTGTATCGACCAGTCGGGATCCATGGCGGCATCGGTTGTGTACGCATCGGTGTTCGGGGCGGTGCTCGCCTCGATGCGGACGATCTCCACGCGACTCGTCGTCTTCGACACGGCGGTCGTCGATCTCACGGACCAGCTGGACGACCCCGTCGACGTGCTGTTCGGCACGCAGCTCGGCGGTGGCACGGACATCAACCGGGCGCTCGCGTACTGCCAGTCGCAGATCACCCGGCCCGCGGAGACGGTGGTCGTGCTGATCAGCGACCTCTACGAGGGCGGCATCCGCAACGAGATGCTCAAGCGGGTGTCCGCGATGAAGGCGTCGGGCGTGCAGTTCGTGACGCTGCTGGCGCTCTCGGACGAAGGGGCACCGGCGTACGACCGGGAGCACGCGGCCGCGCTGGCCGCGTTGGGGACGCCGGCGTTCGCCTGCACGCCCGATCTGTTCCCGGAGGTGATGGCGGCGGCGATCGAGAAGCGGCCGTTGCCGATACCGGATGCTGCGTGA
- the sucC gene encoding ADP-forming succinate--CoA ligase subunit beta, with the protein MDLFEYQARDLFAKHDVPVLAGEVIDTPEAARAATERLGGKSVVKAQVKVGGRGKAGGVKLAATTDEAVEHATNILGMDIKGHTVHKVMIAETAPEILEEYYVSFLLDRANRTFLSIASVEGGMEIEEVAETRPEAVAKTPIDANVGVTPEVARQIVEAANFPAEVADKVANILVTLWKTFVEEDALLVEVNPLAKVASGDVIALDGKVSLDENAEFRQPEHEALQDKDAANPLEAAAKEKNLNYVKLDGEVGIIGNGAGLVMSTLDVVAYAGEAHGGVKPANFLDIGGGASAAVMANGLEIILGDPDVKSVFVNVFGGITACDEVANGIVQALQLLKDKGEDVTKPLVVRLDGNNAELGRKILSDANHPLVQRVDTMDGAADKAAELAAAK; encoded by the coding sequence GTGGACCTGTTCGAGTACCAGGCGAGGGACCTCTTCGCCAAGCACGATGTACCGGTGCTGGCCGGTGAAGTCATCGACACGCCTGAGGCGGCCCGCGCAGCCACCGAGCGCCTCGGTGGCAAGTCCGTCGTCAAGGCCCAGGTGAAGGTCGGCGGCCGCGGCAAGGCCGGCGGCGTGAAGCTGGCGGCGACCACCGACGAGGCGGTCGAGCACGCGACCAACATCCTCGGCATGGACATCAAGGGCCACACGGTCCACAAGGTGATGATCGCCGAGACGGCTCCGGAGATCCTGGAGGAGTACTACGTCTCCTTCCTCCTGGACCGTGCCAACCGCACCTTCCTCTCCATCGCGTCCGTCGAGGGCGGCATGGAGATCGAGGAGGTGGCGGAGACCCGCCCCGAGGCCGTCGCCAAGACGCCGATCGACGCCAACGTGGGTGTGACCCCCGAGGTCGCGCGCCAGATCGTCGAGGCCGCGAACTTCCCGGCCGAGGTCGCCGACAAGGTCGCGAACATCCTCGTCACCCTGTGGAAGACCTTCGTCGAGGAGGACGCCCTCCTGGTCGAGGTCAACCCGCTGGCCAAGGTCGCCTCCGGTGACGTCATCGCCCTGGACGGCAAGGTCTCCCTGGACGAGAACGCCGAGTTCCGTCAGCCGGAGCACGAGGCCCTCCAGGACAAGGACGCGGCCAACCCGCTCGAGGCCGCCGCCAAGGAGAAGAACCTCAACTACGTCAAGCTCGACGGCGAGGTCGGCATCATCGGCAACGGCGCGGGTCTCGTCATGAGCACCCTGGACGTCGTCGCGTACGCCGGTGAGGCGCACGGCGGCGTGAAGCCGGCCAACTTCCTCGACATCGGTGGTGGCGCCTCCGCCGCCGTCATGGCGAACGGCCTGGAGATCATCCTCGGCGACCCGGACGTCAAGTCCGTCTTCGTCAACGTCTTCGGTGGCATCACCGCCTGTGACGAGGTCGCCAACGGCATCGTCCAGGCGCTGCAGCTGCTCAAGGACAAGGGCGAGGACGTCACCAAGCCCCTGGTCGTCCGTCTGGACGGCAACAACGCGGAGCTCGGGCGCAAGATCCTCTCCGACGCCAACCACCCGCTGGTTCAGCGCGTGGACACCATGGACGGAGCGGCCGACAAGGCCGCCGAGCTCGCGGCTGCGAAGTAA
- the sucD gene encoding succinate--CoA ligase subunit alpha, with the protein MAIFLNKDSKVIVQGMTGATGMKHTKLMLADGTNIVGGVNPRKAGTSVDIDGNDIPVFGTVAEAMEKTGADVSVLFVPPAFAKAAVVEAIDAEIPLAVVITEGIAVHDSAAFYAYAVSKGNKTRIIGPNCPGLITPGQSNAGIIPGDITKPGRIGLVSKSGTLTYQMMYELRDIGFSSAVGIGGDPVIGTTHIDALAAFEADPDTDLIVMIGEIGGDAEERAAAFIKENVKKPVVGYVAGFTAPEGKTMGHAGAIVSGSSGTAAAKKEALEAAGVKVGKTPTETAKLARAILAG; encoded by the coding sequence ATGGCTATCTTCCTCAACAAGGACAGCAAGGTCATCGTCCAGGGCATGACCGGTGCCACGGGCATGAAGCACACCAAGCTCATGCTGGCCGACGGCACGAACATCGTCGGTGGCGTGAACCCCCGCAAGGCGGGCACGTCCGTCGACATCGACGGCAACGACATCCCGGTCTTCGGCACGGTCGCCGAGGCCATGGAGAAGACGGGCGCCGACGTGTCCGTCCTCTTCGTCCCGCCGGCCTTCGCCAAGGCCGCCGTCGTCGAGGCCATCGACGCCGAGATCCCGCTCGCGGTCGTCATCACCGAGGGCATCGCCGTCCACGACTCGGCCGCGTTCTACGCGTACGCCGTGTCCAAGGGCAACAAGACCCGCATCATCGGCCCGAACTGCCCCGGTCTCATCACCCCGGGCCAGTCCAACGCCGGCATCATCCCGGGCGACATCACCAAGCCGGGCCGCATCGGCCTGGTGTCGAAGTCCGGCACGCTGACGTACCAGATGATGTACGAGCTGCGGGACATCGGCTTCTCCTCGGCCGTCGGCATCGGTGGCGACCCGGTCATCGGCACGACCCACATCGACGCGCTCGCCGCGTTCGAGGCCGACCCCGACACCGACCTGATCGTCATGATCGGTGAGATCGGCGGCGACGCCGAGGAGCGGGCCGCGGCCTTCATCAAGGAGAACGTGAAGAAGCCGGTCGTCGGCTATGTCGCGGGCTTCACCGCGCCCGAGGGCAAGACCATGGGCCACGCCGGCGCCATCGTCTCCGGCTCCTCCGGCACGGCCGCCGCGAAGAAGGAGGCCCTTGAGGCCGCCGGCGTCAAGGTCGGCAAGACGCCGACCGAGACGGCCAAGCTGGCCCGCGCCATCCTCGCCGGCTGA
- a CDS encoding helix-turn-helix domain-containing protein translates to MTQSPAIPLPPPKERRRLREAASLTRAQLASRVGVTGETVRAWETGRSTPRGRKGEKYAKLLDSLGDEAGMTPDQDGAADSDDPEPAPGAVLSRGAARARRKTAAPDRKRPAAKDRGRGPVTVPDRSRTPVPHGHRVILTERPRTTPPRRPDDAIAALTPDQAFDALYAFCAPALVRQTYLLTGRRELARESVERAFQIAWQRWPEVARDRDPAGWVRAMAYECALSPWHRFRPRYRHPEPPPPDAFDRALMDSLLKLPPSYRRTLVLYDGVGLGLPETAAETEASTRAAVNRLAHAREAVAERLPELADPETLHWRLVELASVERLRAAKPSVVRKDGERRARFWTRAAIAFTVALIGTTALTVRTAPTHYEPPVPEGETVQGVPPRLAPGPLSESERKLRAKLRKEEQRGPVRLLPQPW, encoded by the coding sequence GTGACCCAGAGCCCTGCCATCCCGCTCCCTCCGCCCAAGGAGCGCCGGCGCCTGCGCGAGGCCGCCTCGCTGACGCGGGCTCAGCTGGCCTCCCGGGTGGGCGTCACCGGCGAGACGGTGCGCGCGTGGGAGACCGGCCGCTCCACGCCGCGTGGCCGCAAGGGGGAGAAGTACGCGAAGCTGCTCGACTCGCTCGGCGACGAGGCGGGAATGACGCCTGATCAGGACGGCGCCGCCGACTCCGACGACCCGGAACCGGCGCCCGGGGCGGTCCTCTCGCGCGGAGCCGCACGCGCCCGGCGCAAGACCGCCGCCCCCGACCGGAAACGACCCGCCGCGAAGGACCGGGGCCGCGGCCCCGTCACCGTCCCCGACCGGAGCCGCACCCCCGTCCCGCACGGGCACCGCGTCATCCTCACCGAACGCCCCCGGACGACACCCCCGCGCCGGCCGGACGACGCCATCGCCGCCCTGACCCCTGATCAGGCCTTCGACGCGCTGTACGCCTTCTGTGCCCCCGCCCTCGTCCGGCAGACCTATCTGCTGACCGGCCGGCGTGAACTGGCCCGGGAGTCGGTGGAGCGGGCCTTCCAGATCGCCTGGCAGCGCTGGCCCGAGGTGGCCCGGGACCGCGACCCGGCGGGCTGGGTGCGCGCGATGGCGTACGAGTGCGCGCTCTCCCCGTGGCACCGGTTCCGGCCGCGCTACCGGCACCCCGAGCCGCCGCCGCCCGACGCGTTCGACCGCGCGCTGATGGACTCCCTGCTGAAACTCCCCCCGTCCTACCGCCGCACGCTGGTGCTCTACGACGGGGTCGGGCTCGGCCTGCCCGAGACGGCGGCGGAGACGGAGGCGAGCACCCGCGCGGCCGTGAACCGGCTGGCGCACGCGCGCGAGGCGGTCGCCGAGCGGCTGCCGGAGCTGGCCGACCCGGAGACACTGCACTGGCGGCTGGTCGAACTGGCCTCCGTCGAGCGGCTGCGGGCCGCCAAACCGTCGGTCGTGCGGAAGGACGGGGAACGCCGGGCCCGCTTCTGGACCCGGGCCGCCATCGCCTTCACGGTCGCCCTGATCGGCACGACGGCCCTCACCGTGCGCACGGCCCCGACGCACTACGAGCCGCCGGTGCCCGAGGGGGAGACGGTGCAGGGCGTACCGCCACGGCTGGCGCCCGGGCCGCTGTCGGAGTCGGAGCGGAAGCTGCGGGCGAAGCTGCGCAAGGAGGAGCAGCGAGGGCCGGTCCGGCTGCTGCCCCAGCCATGGTGA
- a CDS encoding cell division protein PerM encodes MAGVTEMTARRRSPAPLLTRMRDRSPGLVGGLLGGALAAGLGLASFAVLVMLLWISSPYPDSGPGGAMHVAAALWLLAHGAELVRTDTLSGVPAPLGLPPLLLLALPVWLLHRAARDATDGGGGAEDDDFEEDTEAVASPPLVSPRIAWTGVVLGYLAVAAPAALYAAGGVLRPSWVWTAVCVPLVAVVAAGAGVWSAYGRPGRPLRRLLGLLPEGVRPLVLGPDGRPGVAARAAAAGAVMLLGGGALLVVASMVGHGAATQASLLRLTEGWSGRFAVLLLCAALVPNAAVWGAAYALGPGFALGAGHTVGPLASAPAPLLPPFPLLAAVPEAGKGTPVHWAAGVVPVVAALVMGWTVAKGAASAERSGTKPGGGTRTAVWSVGRTARTAALASLLCAAALAGLAAVSGGPIGSAVLSRFGPVWWQVAAATLAWLVLLAVPTAVGVRAWRCRSARAEEPKIGKQRETAADSARGRGRARKHGRGWFTRTGVAGMAGVTGAVEGARGAGRPGRNEVAQGVWGLGDPDEAWEADRGGRTARDTSPADGTPSPHQSSDPERDAPDLRHQDRETDFGLYDFLPSGPASEPYDTPASGPYDTPASEPYGTPASDPPGTTISDPHGTPASGPHGTPDPPGRSRPTETP; translated from the coding sequence ATGGCGGGCGTGACCGAGATGACCGCTCGCCGACGTTCGCCGGCGCCCCTGCTCACCCGGATGCGCGACCGTTCGCCCGGGCTGGTCGGCGGCCTCCTGGGGGGTGCGCTCGCGGCGGGCCTCGGACTGGCGTCGTTCGCCGTGCTCGTGATGCTGCTGTGGATCAGCTCGCCCTACCCGGACAGCGGGCCCGGTGGCGCCATGCATGTGGCGGCTGCGCTGTGGCTGCTGGCGCACGGCGCCGAACTGGTCCGCACCGACACGCTCTCCGGTGTCCCCGCCCCCCTCGGCCTGCCGCCCCTGTTGCTGCTCGCGCTGCCGGTGTGGCTGCTGCACCGGGCGGCCCGGGACGCCACGGACGGTGGGGGAGGAGCCGAGGACGACGACTTCGAGGAGGACACCGAGGCGGTCGCGAGCCCGCCCCTGGTCTCCCCCCGCATTGCGTGGACGGGCGTCGTCCTCGGCTACCTCGCCGTCGCCGCGCCCGCCGCCCTGTACGCCGCGGGCGGTGTGCTGCGGCCGTCGTGGGTGTGGACGGCGGTGTGCGTTCCGCTGGTCGCCGTCGTGGCGGCGGGGGCGGGCGTGTGGTCGGCGTACGGCCGTCCGGGCCGGCCGCTGCGGCGACTGCTGGGCCTGCTGCCCGAGGGAGTACGCCCGCTGGTGCTCGGCCCGGACGGGCGCCCCGGTGTCGCGGCCCGGGCCGCGGCGGCCGGGGCCGTGATGCTCCTCGGGGGCGGTGCGCTGCTGGTGGTGGCGTCGATGGTGGGCCATGGAGCGGCGACTCAGGCGTCGTTGCTCCGGCTGACCGAGGGCTGGTCGGGGCGGTTCGCCGTACTCCTGCTGTGCGCGGCCCTGGTGCCCAACGCGGCGGTGTGGGGCGCCGCCTATGCCCTCGGCCCGGGCTTCGCCCTCGGCGCCGGCCACACGGTCGGCCCGCTTGCCTCGGCGCCGGCTCCGCTCCTGCCACCGTTTCCGCTGCTGGCGGCGGTGCCGGAGGCGGGAAAGGGGACGCCGGTGCACTGGGCGGCCGGGGTCGTACCGGTGGTCGCCGCGCTGGTCATGGGCTGGACGGTGGCCAAGGGTGCGGCGTCCGCGGAGCGCAGCGGGACGAAACCGGGCGGCGGCACGCGGACCGCGGTCTGGTCGGTCGGCCGTACCGCCCGGACCGCCGCGTTGGCTTCGCTGCTCTGCGCGGCCGCGCTCGCAGGGCTGGCCGCGGTGTCGGGCGGCCCCATCGGTTCTGCCGTGCTGTCCCGCTTCGGCCCGGTGTGGTGGCAGGTCGCCGCCGCGACGCTGGCCTGGCTGGTGCTGCTGGCGGTCCCGACGGCGGTGGGGGTACGGGCCTGGCGGTGCCGCTCGGCCCGGGCGGAGGAGCCGAAGATCGGCAAGCAGCGGGAGACGGCGGCCGACAGCGCCCGGGGGCGAGGGCGGGCCCGGAAGCACGGCCGCGGTTGGTTCACGCGCACCGGCGTCGCCGGGATGGCCGGGGTGACCGGAGCCGTCGAGGGCGCCCGGGGCGCCGGACGGCCGGGGCGGAACGAGGTCGCCCAGGGCGTCTGGGGCCTCGGAGATCCCGACGAGGCCTGGGAGGCGGACCGCGGCGGACGCACCGCGCGCGACACCTCACCGGCCGACGGGACGCCGTCGCCCCACCAGTCCTCGGACCCCGAGCGGGACGCGCCGGACCTGCGCCATCAGGACCGCGAGACGGACTTCGGCCTCTACGACTTCCTGCCGTCCGGTCCGGCCTCCGAGCCGTACGACACCCCGGCCTCCGGGCCGTACGACACCCCGGCCTCCGAGCCATACGGCACTCCGGCTTCCGATCCGCCAGGCACCACGATCTCCGATCCGCACGGCACCCCGGCCTCCGGGCCGCACGGCACCCCGGACCCGCCCGGCCGGTCCAGGCCGACGGAAACCCCCTGA
- the purN gene encoding phosphoribosylglycinamide formyltransferase, translating to MAAKPVAPRAKRLVVLVSGSGTNLQALLDEIAAVGAPEYGAEIVAVGADREGIEGLARAERAGLPAFVCRVKDHGSREEWDAALAEAVAAYEPDLVVSAGFMKIVGKEFLARFGGRFVNTHPALLPSFPGAHGVRDALAYGAKVTGCTVHFVDDGVDTGPIIAQGVVEIRDEDDEGALHERIKEVERRLLVEVVGRLARNGYRIEGRKVVIQ from the coding sequence GTGGCCGCCAAGCCCGTGGCCCCGCGCGCCAAGCGCCTCGTCGTGCTGGTCTCCGGATCCGGCACCAACCTCCAGGCGCTGCTCGACGAGATCGCCGCCGTCGGCGCACCGGAGTACGGGGCCGAGATCGTGGCCGTCGGCGCGGACCGCGAGGGCATCGAGGGGCTGGCGCGGGCCGAGCGCGCCGGGCTGCCGGCCTTCGTGTGCAGGGTCAAGGACCACGGCAGCCGCGAGGAGTGGGACGCCGCCCTCGCCGAGGCCGTCGCGGCGTACGAGCCCGACCTCGTCGTCTCCGCCGGGTTCATGAAGATCGTCGGCAAGGAGTTCCTGGCGCGGTTCGGGGGGCGGTTCGTCAACACCCACCCCGCGCTGCTGCCCAGTTTCCCGGGAGCCCACGGTGTGCGGGACGCGCTCGCGTACGGCGCCAAGGTCACCGGCTGCACCGTCCACTTCGTCGACGACGGCGTCGACACCGGGCCGATCATCGCGCAGGGCGTGGTGGAGATCCGGGACGAGGACGACGAAGGCGCTCTCCACGAGCGCATCAAGGAAGTCGAGCGAAGGCTGCTCGTCGAGGTCGTGGGGCGCCTCGCCCGCAACGGCTATCGCATTGAGGGACGAAAGGTAGTTATCCAGTGA